From Paraburkholderia sprentiae WSM5005:
GCGCGACATCATCGCCGTGTCGCTCGGCTCGGGCATCCGCTATGGCAACCACTTCGAGCGCGACGAAATGTGGACTCAAGCCGACGCGAATCAGCTCGAGCTCGCGGTCCTCAATCTCGCGATCAACGCGCGCGACGCGATGCCGGGCGGCGGCCGCCTCGACATTCACGTGAGCCTGCGCGACGCGCCCGACCGGGCGCTGAAGCACGGCCGCTATGTCGTGATCGAAGTGTCCGATACCGGCGAGGGCATTCCGCCCGATGTCGTGTCGCGCGTATTCGATCCGTTCTTCACGACCAAGCCGGTGGGCAAGGGCACCGGGCTCGGCCTGAGCCAGGTGTATGGCATCGCACGGCAGGCCGGCGGCGCCGCGCGCATCTTCAGCGAACAAGGCGTCGGCACCACGGTGCAGATCTGGCTACCGATGCGCCAGCGCGTGGCCGCGCACAGCGAAGCCGAGTCCGACGCGGAAGCGAACGCGGTCGGTGACAAGCGCGTGCTCGTGGTCGAGGACGACAGCGAAGTGCGCGCGATGCTGGTTGAATCGTTGCGCATGCTGGGCTATACGGTGACCGAGGCCGCCGACGGCCAGGCCGGCCTTGACCGCCTGGTCGACGACCAACCCGATCTGCTGATGGTCGACTTCGCGATGCCGGGCATGAACGGCATCGACGTGATCGCCGCGGCCCGCAAGCTGCGTGCCGACCTGCCGGTGATCCTCGCCACCGGTTATGCCGACGTCGACATTGCCGATCTCGCGATCGAGCATTGTACGATTCTGCGCAAGCCGTTCCAGCTCGACGATCTGGCGCGCACGGTGCGGGTCGGGCTGGC
This genomic window contains:
- a CDS encoding ATP-binding protein; its protein translation is MEQRVLILAPFGRDADVIAAVLHNDAHACVTCNDADALTTELDIGAGAALLTEEALANGHGSGLFAWLERQPAWSDFPIILLGARSAGHRSARGRDVLERLGNVVVLERPLNSETLRRAVASSLRARGRQYESRRLLAERIEAQDALEQLNDSLESRIAARTHELASANDRLMAEIHERAKVQAVLVQAQKMEALGQLTGGIAHDFNNLLNVIMVNAELIARVCGDERLRGMAATVKRATERGAKLTGQLLTFSRNSNPNLKAIDVVALLQGMRDIIAVSLGSGIRYGNHFERDEMWTQADANQLELAVLNLAINARDAMPGGGRLDIHVSLRDAPDRALKHGRYVVIEVSDTGEGIPPDVVSRVFDPFFTTKPVGKGTGLGLSQVYGIARQAGGAARIFSEQGVGTTVQIWLPMRQRVAAHSEAESDAEANAVGDKRVLVVEDDSEVRAMLVESLRMLGYTVTEAADGQAGLDRLVDDQPDLLMVDFAMPGMNGIDVIAAARKLRADLPVILATGYADVDIADLAIEHCTILRKPFQLDDLARTVRVGLAA